One part of the Cystobacter ferrugineus genome encodes these proteins:
- a CDS encoding alpha/beta fold hydrolase, with protein MHIKANGLRLSVTDEGRGGPALVFLHYWGGSSKTWREVIERLRGSHRCIAYDHRGWGDSEAAPTPEGYHIRRLADDCEAVIGALGLDDYVLVGHSMGGKTAQLVASRRPAGLRALVLVAPAPATPTGVPAEARRSMTHLYESSAGVEQAIGVLAGRPLSAEQRSRVMEDSLRGAPPARAGWTEVAMLDDVSADLQNIHVPTLVIVGEADHVEPVDILQREVVARIQGARMEVLPATGHLPMLESPDALVKHIRRFVDEEHRKD; from the coding sequence GTGCATATCAAGGCAAATGGACTGCGGCTGAGCGTGACTGACGAGGGGCGCGGGGGACCGGCGCTGGTCTTCCTTCACTACTGGGGTGGCTCCTCGAAAACATGGCGAGAGGTGATCGAACGGCTGCGCGGCTCGCATCGCTGCATCGCCTACGACCACCGGGGCTGGGGTGACTCGGAGGCGGCACCAACGCCGGAGGGGTATCACATTCGTCGGCTGGCCGATGACTGCGAAGCGGTGATCGGCGCGCTCGGCCTCGACGACTATGTGCTGGTCGGGCACTCGATGGGCGGCAAGACGGCACAGCTCGTGGCGTCTCGGCGGCCGGCCGGGCTGCGCGCGCTGGTGCTGGTGGCGCCGGCGCCCGCGACGCCGACCGGGGTGCCCGCGGAGGCACGCCGGTCGATGACCCACCTCTACGAGTCGTCGGCCGGCGTCGAGCAGGCGATCGGCGTGCTGGCGGGCCGGCCGCTGTCGGCGGAGCAGCGCTCGCGTGTGATGGAGGACAGCCTGCGCGGGGCGCCACCGGCGCGGGCCGGCTGGACCGAGGTCGCCATGCTCGACGACGTGTCCGCCGACCTCCAGAACATCCATGTGCCGACGCTGGTCATCGTCGGCGAGGCGGACCACGTCGAGCCGGTCGACATACTCCAGCGCGAGGTGGTGGCGCGGATTCAGGGGGCGAGGATGGAGGTGCTGCCAGCCACGGGGCACCTGCCCATGCTCGAGTCGCCGGACGCGCTGGTGAAGCACATCCGCCGCTTCGTCGACGAGGAGCATCGGAAGGATTGA
- a CDS encoding LysR family transcriptional regulator — protein sequence MRVFVQVIGSGSFAGAARRLRLSPGMVGKHVRALEDRLGAMLLHRTTRRLRLTEVGERYYRRCTAILADIDDAEREARARQATPRGLVRLSAPVSFGVLHLAAALGDFVAAHPAVTLDIGLTDQFVDLMAEGHDLALRIGQLGDSSLMARRLAPCRMVACASPEYLQRHGAPESPEALARHDCLYYTATAGPGRWRFVRKKREHVVQVTGGVIANSMDLLRVLAVSGRGIVLGPTFVLGADLASGRLVPVLDGYELPALTIHAVYPPGRNVPAKVRAVIDFLATRFGPEPSWDRWRGRT from the coding sequence ATGAGGGTGTTCGTGCAGGTCATCGGCAGCGGCAGCTTCGCCGGCGCCGCGCGGCGGCTGCGCCTGTCTCCCGGCATGGTCGGCAAGCACGTCCGAGCCCTCGAGGACCGCCTGGGCGCGATGCTGCTGCATCGCACCACGCGCCGGCTTCGGCTGACCGAGGTCGGCGAGCGCTACTACCGTCGGTGCACGGCGATCCTGGCGGACATCGACGACGCCGAGCGCGAGGCGCGCGCGCGCCAGGCCACGCCGCGTGGCCTGGTCCGCTTGAGCGCACCGGTGTCGTTCGGCGTGCTCCACCTCGCCGCGGCGCTGGGCGACTTCGTGGCCGCGCACCCGGCGGTCACCCTCGACATCGGCTTGACCGATCAGTTCGTGGACCTGATGGCCGAGGGCCACGACCTGGCACTGCGCATCGGGCAGCTCGGCGACTCGAGCCTGATGGCGCGGCGGCTGGCGCCCTGCCGCATGGTGGCGTGCGCATCGCCCGAGTACCTGCAACGGCACGGCGCCCCCGAGTCACCGGAGGCGCTGGCGCGACACGACTGCCTGTACTACACGGCGACGGCGGGGCCGGGCCGATGGCGCTTCGTGCGCAAGAAGCGCGAGCACGTCGTGCAGGTCACCGGCGGTGTCATCGCCAACAGCATGGACCTGCTGCGTGTGCTCGCCGTCAGCGGGCGCGGCATCGTCCTCGGGCCCACGTTCGTACTCGGCGCCGACCTCGCCTCCGGACGCCTGGTGCCGGTGCTCGACGGGTACGAGCTGCCCGCGCTCACCATTCATGCCGTCTATCCGCCCGGCCGCAACGTGCCGGCCAAGGTGCGTGCGGTCATCGATTTCCTGGCCACGCGGTTCGGACCCGAGCCGAGCTGGGATCGCTGGCGCGGCCGGACCTGA
- a CDS encoding histidine kinase translates to MHSPSLKSSPFTFVTGLLVWAMIGFRQLVLVAEKPSLLEEWATRGLLVSFTAFGMAFCLNMRSPRGSPSLLAVQSLGALGVVATGRIGPEGGLLALVAAQAPLLLPSRLAALWVGGLLFSNLTVHLCFFPLTVAWTRSLGYAVLSAFTFSVALLQQREADGRRELARVNKELEAAQALLAEREREQERLRIARDLHDSLGHHLTALSLNLEAASHTTQGPGVEHVQRARKVSRTLLGEVRQVVSSLREGHTQRGLVDWSSMRMSPPSSPLLLLRTTGAGLWAMVGIGQMALLVGAPSRLAEPPLLVWLISFLSFGVASWLNVDGQRGSSCLLGVQGLGVLGVLATSHAAFEGVLLSLIGVRLPFCLPPRRAALWVVGLSLSSSLVFLAVFSPWPAWTRVVNSTSLLVFSFNAALLQQREADGRRELARVNKELEAAQALLAEREREQERLRIARDLHDSLGHHLTALSLNLEVASHTTQGPGIEHVQRARKVSRTLLGEVRQVVSSLREGHTHLAPALRSLVRDVPGLVIHLEVPEDLSLSRPEAAHSVFSCVQEVITNTLRHASASHLWIEVTAAEAGGVQVHARDDGRGAFTLKPGAGLSGMRERFTRLGGRVELHPVEGQGMELVAWLPDSAVLG, encoded by the coding sequence ATGCACTCGCCTTCGCTCAAGTCATCGCCCTTCACGTTCGTGACGGGATTGCTCGTCTGGGCCATGATTGGCTTCCGGCAGTTGGTGCTCGTGGCCGAAAAACCCTCGCTCCTGGAGGAATGGGCGACGCGGGGGTTGCTCGTTTCCTTCACGGCCTTTGGCATGGCCTTCTGTCTCAACATGCGCAGTCCCCGGGGCTCGCCCTCCCTCCTCGCGGTGCAGAGCCTCGGGGCACTGGGCGTGGTCGCCACGGGCCGTATCGGTCCCGAAGGAGGACTCCTCGCCCTCGTGGCGGCGCAGGCACCACTCCTCCTGCCGTCGCGACTCGCGGCCCTGTGGGTCGGAGGATTGTTGTTCTCGAATCTGACCGTGCACCTGTGCTTCTTCCCACTGACGGTCGCCTGGACAAGATCGCTGGGCTATGCGGTCCTGTCGGCATTCACCTTCTCCGTGGCCCTCCTCCAGCAACGAGAAGCGGACGGACGCCGGGAGCTGGCCCGGGTGAACAAGGAACTCGAGGCCGCCCAGGCACTGCTCGCCGAACGCGAGCGCGAACAGGAGCGGCTGCGCATCGCCCGGGATCTGCACGACTCGCTGGGCCATCACCTCACGGCCCTGTCGCTCAACCTGGAGGCGGCCTCGCACACCACCCAGGGCCCTGGCGTCGAGCATGTCCAGCGCGCCCGGAAGGTCTCGCGCACCCTGCTGGGCGAGGTGCGCCAGGTGGTGTCCTCCCTGCGCGAGGGCCACACTCAACGAGGGCTCGTGGACTGGTCCTCGATGAGGATGTCTCCTCCGTCCAGCCCCTTGCTCCTCCTGCGCACGACTGGAGCCGGGCTCTGGGCCATGGTGGGCATCGGTCAGATGGCACTCCTCGTGGGCGCTCCGTCACGGCTGGCGGAACCTCCGTTGTTGGTGTGGTTGATCTCCTTCCTGTCTTTTGGCGTGGCGTCCTGGCTCAACGTGGACGGGCAACGGGGGTCGTCGTGTTTGCTCGGGGTGCAGGGCCTCGGAGTGCTGGGCGTGCTCGCCACCTCCCACGCTGCTTTCGAGGGGGTGCTGCTCTCCCTCATCGGCGTACGATTGCCTTTTTGCCTACCACCACGGCGCGCGGCCCTGTGGGTCGTGGGGTTGTCGCTCTCGAGCTCGCTCGTGTTCCTGGCCGTCTTCTCGCCGTGGCCCGCGTGGACGCGGGTGGTCAACAGCACGAGCCTCCTGGTCTTCAGCTTCAACGCGGCCCTCCTCCAGCAACGAGAAGCGGACGGACGCCGGGAGCTGGCCCGGGTGAACAAGGAACTCGAGGCCGCCCAGGCACTGCTCGCCGAGCGCGAGCGCGAACAGGAGCGGCTGCGCATCGCCCGGGATCTGCACGACTCGCTGGGCCATCACCTCACGGCCCTGTCGCTCAACCTGGAGGTGGCCTCGCACACCACCCAGGGCCCTGGCATCGAGCATGTCCAGCGCGCCCGGAAGGTCTCGCGCACCCTGCTGGGCGAGGTGCGCCAGGTGGTGTCCTCCCTGCGCGAGGGCCACACTCACCTGGCCCCCGCCCTGCGCTCTCTGGTACGCGACGTGCCCGGGCTCGTCATCCACCTGGAAGTCCCGGAGGACCTGTCCCTCTCCAGACCCGAGGCGGCCCACTCCGTCTTCAGTTGCGTGCAGGAAGTCATCACCAACACCCTGCGTCATGCGAGCGCGAGCCACTTGTGGATCGAAGTCACCGCCGCCGAGGCGGGGGGCGTCCAGGTGCATGCGAGGGATGACGGGCGGGGGGCGTTCACGCTCAAGCCCGGCGCGGGCTTGTCCGGCATGCGCGAGCGCTTCACTCGCCTGGGCGGTCGCGTGGAGTTGCACCCCGTGGAGGGACAAGGCATGGAGCTGGTGGCCTGGCTGCCGGATTCGGCGGTGCTCGGGTGA
- a CDS encoding TIM-barrel domain-containing protein, which produces MFESHRRRARLLATTLLSTVAGAGLSALPAHAALGSVTSASLSGDTLTLTVGGDKLLVQALRPDIVKVDYRPGGVADPPTAVIDPAKTWAAGNITSADMASNPIVVTTAQLTVKISRNPARLSVFDATGALVLSEQAAEGVYADGVKFNHGSGQAFYGITGNPVPWAEKDPKQNLAEGMQRNDGGRVNANMQGDGGAPLAFTNRYGLLVDSIDGDFAITDTTLEFSGVSTRNVAYYVLVGPPRQVMAGVAEISGKPALSPKWALGLNNSEWGTTQTEVTSIVQGYRDRKIPLDAFTLDFDFKAWGEDDYGEFRWNSTSASGNVNPNKFPSGASGTFARDMAARGVMLMGIMKPRVIVGKAGGGTTAQGQWARTNNCFYPGLADYTEYFSGRPANDVDFSKQTCRDWYWQHSRTLFDGGIAGWWNDEADEANGFIFNSLQHTNMQRSLYDGQRAYSDRRVFSLNRNFYLGAQRYGYGMWSGDIESGFGNMADQRTRMLTSINIGESKWGMDIGGFFGDPSSENYARWMQFGAFVPIYRVHGVDGKQRQPWVYGATAESAARRAIELRSRLMPYLYAHERINYETGIGLVRPLFYDYPTDPNAANLTSEWMFGESLLVAPVVEPGAASKQVYLPAGTWIDYTRGSVYTGPLTFNYPVNASTWQDIPLFVKAGAILPTQEVLQYVSEKPVKQIDLDVFPTTARSEFTLYDDDGLTRAYENGVFFKQRITAQRTSTSVTVETQAKTGSFSPALTHYIVKVNATTGTAARINGTAPTRYGDLAALKAATGEGWTTGVDVYGPYTAVRIAAGVARTVVVDGTPSTPPPPPLTSVLEAEDAALSSGAIALSDHPGYSGRGFVAGYWNSGASTRFTLQASTAGTYSATLKYSNANGSARTLTLDVNGARTQLTLPATANWDTWSTYTARIPLNAGTNTLSYVYAPGDSAHVNLDSLTISPLPTIVLEAEDAVLSSGALALNDHTGYSGRGFVAGYWNSGAATTFSLQASTAGTYSATLKYSNANGSARTLTLEVNGARTQLTLPATANWDTWSTYTARIPLNAGTNTLSYVYAPGDSAHVNLDSLTIAP; this is translated from the coding sequence ATGTTCGAGTCTCACCGCCGCCGAGCGAGGTTGCTCGCGACCACGTTGCTCTCCACGGTGGCCGGGGCCGGCCTGTCGGCCCTGCCCGCTCACGCCGCCCTCGGCTCCGTCACCAGTGCCTCCCTCTCGGGTGACACCCTCACCCTCACTGTCGGCGGCGACAAGCTCCTTGTCCAGGCCCTGCGCCCGGACATCGTCAAGGTGGACTACCGCCCCGGTGGCGTCGCCGATCCCCCCACCGCCGTCATCGATCCCGCCAAGACGTGGGCCGCGGGCAACATCACCTCCGCCGACATGGCGTCCAATCCCATCGTGGTCACCACGGCGCAGCTGACCGTGAAGATCAGCCGGAATCCCGCCCGCCTCTCCGTCTTCGACGCCACGGGAGCGCTGGTGCTGAGCGAGCAGGCCGCCGAGGGCGTGTATGCGGACGGGGTGAAGTTCAACCATGGGTCCGGACAGGCGTTCTACGGCATCACCGGCAACCCGGTGCCCTGGGCCGAGAAGGATCCCAAGCAGAACCTCGCCGAGGGCATGCAGCGCAACGACGGCGGCCGGGTCAACGCCAACATGCAGGGGGACGGTGGGGCTCCGCTCGCCTTCACCAACCGTTATGGGTTGCTGGTGGACTCCATCGATGGGGACTTCGCCATCACCGACACCACCCTGGAGTTCAGTGGCGTGTCGACTCGCAACGTCGCGTACTACGTCCTGGTCGGTCCGCCCCGGCAGGTGATGGCGGGCGTCGCGGAGATCTCCGGCAAGCCCGCCCTGTCACCCAAGTGGGCCCTGGGGCTCAACAACAGCGAGTGGGGCACCACGCAGACGGAGGTCACCTCGATCGTCCAGGGCTACCGGGATCGGAAGATCCCCCTGGATGCCTTCACCCTGGACTTCGACTTCAAGGCCTGGGGCGAGGACGACTATGGCGAGTTCCGGTGGAACTCGACCTCCGCCAGCGGCAACGTGAACCCGAACAAGTTCCCCAGCGGGGCGTCCGGGACGTTCGCCCGGGACATGGCGGCCAGGGGAGTCATGTTGATGGGGATCATGAAGCCCCGGGTGATCGTCGGGAAGGCGGGCGGAGGCACCACGGCGCAGGGACAGTGGGCGCGCACCAACAACTGCTTCTACCCGGGCCTGGCCGATTACACCGAGTACTTCTCCGGCCGGCCCGCCAACGACGTCGACTTCTCCAAGCAGACGTGCCGTGACTGGTATTGGCAGCACTCCCGGACGCTGTTCGACGGGGGCATCGCGGGCTGGTGGAACGACGAGGCCGACGAGGCGAACGGATTCATCTTCAACAGCCTCCAGCACACCAACATGCAGCGGTCGCTGTATGACGGGCAGCGGGCGTACTCGGACCGGCGGGTGTTCTCGCTCAACCGCAACTTCTACCTCGGCGCCCAGCGCTACGGCTACGGCATGTGGTCCGGCGACATCGAATCCGGGTTCGGCAACATGGCCGATCAGCGCACCCGCATGCTCACCAGCATCAACATCGGCGAGAGCAAATGGGGCATGGACATCGGCGGCTTCTTCGGGGATCCGTCCTCGGAGAACTACGCGCGTTGGATGCAGTTCGGCGCGTTCGTGCCCATCTACCGGGTCCATGGCGTAGATGGCAAGCAGCGCCAACCGTGGGTCTACGGGGCCACCGCGGAGAGCGCGGCCAGGCGCGCGATCGAGCTGCGCAGCCGGTTGATGCCCTACCTGTATGCCCATGAGCGGATCAACTACGAGACGGGTATCGGTCTGGTGCGGCCCCTGTTCTACGACTACCCCACCGATCCGAACGCCGCGAACCTCACCAGCGAGTGGATGTTCGGCGAGTCGCTGCTCGTGGCGCCCGTCGTCGAGCCGGGGGCTGCCAGCAAGCAGGTGTACCTGCCCGCGGGCACCTGGATCGACTACACCCGTGGCTCCGTCTACACGGGCCCCCTCACGTTCAACTACCCGGTCAACGCGTCCACCTGGCAGGACATCCCGCTGTTCGTCAAGGCGGGCGCCATCCTCCCGACCCAGGAGGTGCTGCAGTACGTGAGCGAGAAGCCCGTCAAGCAGATCGACCTCGATGTCTTCCCCACCACGGCCCGGAGCGAGTTCACCCTCTACGACGACGACGGCCTGACCCGGGCCTATGAGAACGGGGTCTTCTTCAAGCAGCGCATCACCGCGCAGCGCACGAGCACCTCCGTCACCGTGGAGACCCAGGCGAAGACCGGCAGCTTCAGCCCGGCGCTCACCCACTACATCGTGAAGGTCAACGCCACGACGGGCACGGCGGCGCGGATCAACGGGACCGCCCCCACCCGCTACGGCGACCTCGCGGCGCTCAAGGCCGCCACGGGCGAGGGGTGGACGACGGGTGTCGATGTCTATGGTCCGTACACCGCGGTGCGCATCGCGGCTGGGGTAGCGCGGACGGTCGTGGTCGACGGAACCCCGAGCACTCCCCCCCCTCCCCCCCTGACGAGCGTGCTCGAGGCGGAGGACGCGGCGCTGTCCTCGGGCGCGATCGCCCTGAGCGACCACCCGGGCTACTCCGGGCGCGGGTTCGTCGCCGGATACTGGAACTCCGGAGCGAGCACCAGGTTCACCTTGCAGGCCAGCACGGCGGGCACCTACTCCGCGACCCTGAAGTACAGCAACGCCAACGGCTCGGCCAGGACGCTCACCCTGGACGTGAATGGCGCGCGCACCCAGCTCACCCTGCCCGCGACGGCGAATTGGGACACCTGGTCGACCTACACCGCGCGAATCCCGCTGAACGCGGGCACCAATACCCTCTCCTACGTCTACGCCCCGGGAGACTCGGCCCACGTCAACCTCGACTCCCTGACGATCTCACCCCTCCCGACGATTGTGCTCGAGGCGGAGGACGCGGTGCTGTCCTCGGGCGCGCTCGCCCTGAACGACCACACGGGCTACTCCGGACGCGGGTTCGTCGCCGGGTACTGGAACTCCGGCGCGGCCACCACGTTCTCCTTGCAGGCCAGCACGGCGGGCACCTACTCCGCGACCCTGAAGTACAGCAACGCCAACGGCTCGGCCAGGACGCTCACCCTGGAGGTGAATGGCGCGCGCACCCAGCTCACCCTGCCCGCGACGGCGAATTGGGACACCTGGTCGACCTACACCGCGCGAATCCCGCTGAACGCGGGCACCAATACCCTCTCCTACGTCTACGCCCCGGGAGACTCGGCCCACGTCAACCTCGACTCCTTGACGATCGCACCGTAG
- a CDS encoding glutathione S-transferase family protein, with amino-acid sequence MKLYFAPRTRAVRARWLLEELEVPYELVKLDVAKQETTTPAHLALHPLGEVPVLVDGATVLFESLAICLHLADRFPEKKLAPPLGSADRGPYLQWIVFAEVTLDPLVLEHYWNTQLPEEKKVDLSRQHARLNDVLEVLDVRLDGREFIAGDSFTAADVVLASILHLAHTLKLLDGYPKLFEYTLRQAKRPATRRAVSG; translated from the coding sequence ATGAAGCTCTACTTCGCCCCGCGAACCCGAGCGGTCCGCGCCCGCTGGCTGCTCGAGGAGCTCGAAGTGCCGTACGAGCTGGTGAAGCTCGACGTCGCGAAACAAGAGACCACGACCCCGGCCCACCTGGCGTTGCACCCCCTGGGCGAAGTCCCGGTGCTGGTGGATGGCGCCACCGTGCTCTTCGAGTCGCTGGCGATCTGCCTCCATCTGGCCGACCGCTTTCCCGAGAAGAAGCTGGCGCCGCCCCTGGGCTCGGCCGATCGAGGCCCCTATCTCCAGTGGATCGTCTTCGCCGAGGTGACGCTCGATCCGTTGGTCCTCGAGCACTACTGGAACACGCAGCTGCCCGAGGAGAAGAAGGTGGACCTCTCGCGGCAACACGCACGCCTGAATGACGTGCTCGAGGTGCTCGACGTCCGGCTCGACGGCCGTGAGTTCATCGCGGGCGACTCGTTCACCGCCGCCGACGTGGTCCTGGCGTCGATCCTCCACCTGGCGCACACGTTGAAGCTGCTCGACGGGTACCCGAAGCTGTTCGAGTACACGCTCCGCCAGGCGAAACGCCCCGCCACGCGACGCGCGGTCTCGGGGTGA
- a CDS encoding LysR family transcriptional regulator gives MMISPADMVLFAAVVREGSFTRAARQLGITKQTASERIGKLEEQLGVRLLERTTRRLRMTESGTTYYDRCAAIAAQIDEANSEVQRRQAEPVGLLRVASPMLYGRRYLAPVVADFLSRYPKASVELVLADRRVDLIEEGLDLAIRIGTIDDSSLVARKLGEGPSYFVASPGYLSKHGMPSAKELRSARCIGFSPFETWEAENVKTRIDPVLTVNDLEVACEAAIAGVGIARVPEILCREALQDGRLKVLFGPRPAMLRTLYAVYPSRLNLPSKVRLFVDALATLTEPVSPPHRGGARRKQR, from the coding sequence ATGATGATCTCGCCAGCCGACATGGTCCTCTTCGCGGCGGTCGTGCGTGAGGGCAGCTTCACGCGAGCGGCGCGCCAGTTGGGCATCACCAAGCAGACGGCCAGCGAGCGGATCGGCAAGTTGGAGGAGCAGCTCGGGGTGCGGCTGCTCGAGCGAACGACGCGGCGCCTGCGGATGACCGAGTCGGGAACCACCTATTACGACCGGTGCGCCGCGATCGCCGCGCAGATCGACGAGGCCAACAGCGAGGTGCAGCGGCGGCAGGCGGAGCCCGTCGGGCTGCTGCGAGTGGCCTCGCCGATGCTCTACGGCCGCCGCTACCTGGCGCCAGTGGTCGCGGACTTCCTCTCCCGCTATCCCAAGGCGAGCGTCGAGCTGGTGCTCGCCGACCGCCGCGTCGACCTCATCGAGGAGGGGCTGGATCTCGCGATTCGCATCGGGACGATCGATGACTCGTCCCTGGTGGCGCGAAAGCTCGGGGAGGGTCCCAGCTACTTCGTGGCGAGCCCCGGGTATCTCTCGAAACACGGGATGCCGAGCGCGAAGGAGCTTCGCTCCGCGCGATGCATTGGCTTCAGCCCGTTCGAGACCTGGGAGGCCGAGAACGTGAAGACGCGGATCGATCCGGTGTTGACCGTGAACGACCTCGAGGTGGCGTGCGAGGCGGCGATCGCCGGTGTCGGCATCGCGCGGGTTCCGGAGATCCTCTGCCGAGAGGCGCTCCAGGACGGACGGTTGAAGGTCCTCTTCGGACCCAGGCCGGCGATGCTGAGGACCCTGTATGCCGTCTACCCGAGCCGGCTGAATCTCCCGTCGAAGGTCCGCCTTTTCGTGGACGCGCTGGCGACGCTGACCGAGCCGGTATCGCCGCCTCACCGCGGCGGAGCCAGGCGCAAGCAGCGGTAG
- a CDS encoding glycosyltransferase family 2 protein, translated as MKLGGYVIHGNNRDTLGACLKSLLAVCDEVVALDSRSTDGSVELVREAGVRSVSRPWRGYGAARAAAMEELGACDYVFYLDSDEHLTPGAVHALQAWRASGPTAPAYLLPREDWAELDGHRFRYRTEWRARLVRRDKALWRPEMIVHEALPRMRAERLYAPIEHRFATSLEGRESKEERYALLWAVRAFAEGKRLKPAALQRPAHLIRDCLVHGALWRGGLDALRLAWAVSVYHSAKYRHLGALRRGAFPELRRAFSEGRYEEVFALVREQPRLPMAPGPVRNDRTG; from the coding sequence ATGAAGCTTGGCGGCTATGTCATCCATGGGAACAACCGCGACACCCTCGGCGCATGCCTGAAGAGTCTGCTCGCCGTCTGCGACGAGGTGGTGGCGCTCGATTCCCGATCCACGGACGGCTCGGTGGAACTCGTCCGGGAGGCGGGAGTCCGCTCCGTCTCCCGCCCCTGGCGGGGCTACGGGGCCGCGCGCGCCGCCGCCATGGAGGAACTGGGCGCGTGTGACTATGTCTTCTATCTCGACTCGGACGAGCACCTGACGCCCGGGGCCGTCCACGCCCTCCAGGCCTGGCGCGCCTCGGGGCCGACGGCACCCGCCTACCTCCTGCCCCGCGAGGACTGGGCTGAGCTGGACGGACACCGCTTCCGCTACCGCACGGAATGGCGCGCGCGCCTGGTCCGCCGTGACAAGGCCCTCTGGCGTCCAGAGATGATCGTCCACGAGGCCCTGCCCCGGATGCGCGCCGAGCGCCTGTACGCGCCCATCGAGCACCGCTTCGCCACCTCGCTCGAGGGACGGGAGTCGAAGGAGGAACGGTATGCCCTGCTGTGGGCGGTGCGCGCCTTCGCCGAGGGCAAACGCCTCAAGCCCGCCGCCCTCCAGCGTCCGGCGCACTTGATCCGCGACTGCCTCGTGCATGGGGCGCTCTGGCGCGGGGGACTCGATGCGCTGCGTCTGGCCTGGGCGGTGTCCGTCTACCACTCGGCCAAGTACCGCCACCTGGGGGCCTTGCGACGGGGAGCCTTCCCCGAGTTGCGGCGGGCCTTCTCCGAGGGGCGCTACGAGGAGGTGTTCGCGCTCGTGCGTGAGCAGCCCCGGCTCCCCATGGCGCCCGGGCCGGTCAGAAACGACCGGACAGGGTGA